The Bacteroides ovatus genomic interval GAAACGGCACGCTGCAACATAAATGCAGGTAATGCAGGAACTTCGGGAGGAAAATAATCGTTAGAAGTTCCCTCTCCACGGATAGCTGCAATAGGGAGAATCAAATCGCCAAGCTGGTTTTTCTTGTCGATGCCACCACATTTTCCCAAAAACAAACAAGCTTTGGGTTGAATAGCTCCCAGCAAGTCCATGATGATGGCAGCGTTAGGACTTCCCATACCAAAGTTAATCATAGTGATGCCTTCGGCAGAAGCAGAAATCATATTTGCATCCCTTCCTAAGATGGGAACATTAAACTGATTTGCGAAAATCTCGACGTACTTGTTGAAGTTAGTCAACAGAATATACTCTCCAAAATCCTCCAGGTTACGTTTTGTGTAACGGGGCAGCCAATTAGCTACGATTTCTTCTTTTGTTTTCATAATTATCTATTAAATTTGTGCTCCCAATAATGGGAACCATTATTTAACTTACAAAAATAATAAATGTTATCGTTAAACCTACCAGTATTCGACACTAAAATAAACGTACGAAACGGAAAAAATGTAATTTTCGACGTAATTCGTAAACGATATGTCGCCCTTACCCCTGAAGAATGGGTACGGCAACACTTTGTTCACTTTCTTATTGCACACAAAGGATATCCGACTGCCCTTCTGGCCAATGAAGTAATGGTAAAGTTAAACGGTACTACCAAACGATGCGACACCGTACTTTATCGGAGGGATTTATCAGCCCGGATGATTGTGGAATATAAAGCACCACATATCGAAATTACACAGGCTGTTTTCGACCAAATCACCCGGTATAATATGGTACTGAAAGTAGATTATCTGATTGTCAGCAACGGAATGCAACATTATTGCTGCCGGATGGATTATGAAAACCAGAGTTATACGTTCCTCCAGGATATTCCAGATTACAAATCTTTATAAAAATGATCCGCTTCATTCGCCTTAAAAAACATACTTATCTGCAAGAATAAAATAGCGTCACTATCCGTTCAAGATAGTGACGCTATTTGCTTACTATGGTGACACCATCCCAAACAGATGGCGTCACTATACCAACTCCCCTTTCAGGTAGTCTTCAAACAGCCTTTTACTTCTATACGGCAACATCTTTCTCACTATCCTCATTTCCTTTCTTTTTGCTGAATCGCTCTTGCAATTTCTGCATGAATTCGTAGAAATTAGGAATATAAATGGTAGCCAATAAAGTGTTCATGGCCATACCAAATACCACAGCGGCACCCAATGCTATACGACTTTGTGCACCTGCACCGGTGGCGAATAACAAGGGCATCACTCCTAATACAAAAGCAAAAGAAGTCATCAGGATCGGACGCAAGCGGACATGCCCCGCTTCAAAGGCAGCTTCCCTAATTGAATTACCCTCGGCACGGAAATCACGGGCAAATTCCACAATCAAAATTCCGTTCTTTGCAGAAAGCGCAACCAACAGGATTATACCGATTTGCGTATAAATACTGACTGGAGTTCCCATAATCAGACAGCCAATCATGGCACCTAATAAGGCTACCGGCAATCCGATGACGGCTGCTACCGGGCTGGTCCAACTTTCATACTGTGCAGCAAGTACCAGAAAAGCAACAATTAACGCCATTATCAGAACAATGGTAGTCGTATTCCCAGCCTGGGTTTCCTGATAGGCAACGGAAGTCCATTCATACCCAAACTCATCTCCCAGCTGTTCCTTAAACAATGCTTCCACTTCTTGAATAGCCTGCCCGGTACTACTTCCCGGAGCAACATTACAAGTCAGAGAAGCAGTCGAGTACATATTATAGCGGTTAATCTGGTCTTGGCCTAACTGTTCCTCCACTTTGGTGAAAGAAGAAAAAGGCACCATCTCTCCTGCCGAATTCGGCACGCTTAGCTTCAAGACATCATCAATTACCCGCTGTGCTTGATCGCGTGCCTCAATCTTCACCTG includes:
- a CDS encoding AMP nucleosidase, giving the protein MKTKEEIVANWLPRYTKRNLEDFGEYILLTNFNKYVEIFANQFNVPILGRDANMISASAEGITMINFGMGSPNAAIIMDLLGAIQPKACLFLGKCGGIDKKNQLGDLILPIAAIRGEGTSNDYFPPEVPALPAFMLQRAVSSSIRDKGRDYWTGTVYTTNRRIWEHDDAFKEYLKKTRAMAVDMETATLFSCGFANHIPTGALLLVSDQPMTPDGVKTDRSDNLVTRNYVEEHVEIGIASLRMIIDEKKTVKHLKFDW
- a CDS encoding type I restriction enzyme HsdR N-terminal domain-containing protein, yielding MLSLNLPVFDTKINVRNGKNVIFDVIRKRYVALTPEEWVRQHFVHFLIAHKGYPTALLANEVMVKLNGTTKRCDTVLYRRDLSARMIVEYKAPHIEITQAVFDQITRYNMVLKVDYLIVSNGMQHYCCRMDYENQSYTFLQDIPDYKSL